The Polyangium mundeleinium genome contains the following window.
GCTCACGTGCGTGGCTTCGCTCGTCCTGGCACAGCTCTCGCCGACGTGGCGCGAGCTGCAACAGAGCGAAGAGCGTTCGTCGCGACGTGCGGTTCAAACGGGGGCTGTCGATTTCCAGACGAAGCGGTGATTGCAAATTCGGCTCTGACCGTCTACCGCCTCGTATCGATTTCTTCCCCAGGAGACGCCATGTCGCACAGCTCGCTTCGGCTCGCCCTTCTCGCCTCCGCGGTCGCCCTTGGCGGCTGCACCGTCTACGTCAACAACCGCCCGCCGACGAACCAGCAGCAGCAGCAAGCGCAGCCGGCACGGCAGCCGTCCCGCGGCATCCGCCGCCCGACGAACGCTCAGCGGCCCACCACCACGACGCCGACCGGCACACAAACCGGGACCACCAAGCCCGTCGTCGAGCCCCCGCGCATCAACGGCCGCACCGCCTTCGGCAACGGCTCGCTCGGCGCCTTCAAGGGCTACGCGTACGTGATCCCCGACACGACGACGAAGCTGCCGGACCTCTCGAAGATGGTCCCCTTCGCGACGCTGCTCACCGACAGCTTCATCGTCCAGCGCCAGGAGTTCTCCGGCGGCTTCCCCGGCGTCCTCGCCCAGGAAGAGTGGTTCGCGATTCGTTACGAGGGTGCCTTCGACGTCCCGCGCGACTCCCCCTACACGTTCAAGCTCGTCTCCGACGACGGCGCCATCCTCTACATCGATGGCGAGAAGCTCGTCGACAACGACGGCCTGCACGCGCCCCAGGAGGCCGCGGGCACGAAGACCCTCAAGACCGGCCGCCACCAGCTCCGCCTCGATTACATGCAGGGCAAGAAGGGTACGGTCGCTCTCACCCTCTCGGTGGGTGAAGGCGACGCCGCGCCGCGTCCCCTCGTGGGCGTTCGCTAGCTCTCTCGCGCGCGCATCTCCCCACGATCCCGACTCTCTCCGCCCTTCGTTCGCCCAACCCCTCGCAAGCGCCTTCGATCCTGCGGCTTATTCGACGCGGCGGGTGGCCATGATGCTATCGTCGCCTCGCGTATGGCGTCGGTGAACCCGCTCTCGCGGGAGCTCGTCTTCAAGATCGTCTATTACGGCCCGGGGCTCGGCGGGAAGACGACCACGCTCGAGTACATCCACGCGACGGCCAAGCCCGAGCACCGCGGCAAGCTCGTCTCGCTCGCGACGCCCGTCGACCGCACGCTCTACTTCGACTTCCTACCGATGCGCCTGCCGCCCATCCGCGGCATGAACGTGCGGCTGCAACTCTTCACCGTCCCCGGGCAGGTCTACTTCAACGCGACCCGCAAGCTCGTGCTCACGGGCTCCGACGGCATCGTGTTCGTGAGCGACTCGCAAATCGCGCGCGCCGACGCGAACCTCGAGAGCTTCGACAACCTGCGCGACAACCTCGCCGATCAAGGCCGAAACGTCGCGGACATGCCCATCGTCTTCCAGCACAACAAGCGCGACCTGCCCGACGTGCTCCCCATGGAGGAGCTCGACAGGATGCTGAACCGCTTCCGCGCGCCATCCCTGCCCGCGTCGGCGAAGACGGGCATGGGCGTGTACGAGACGCTGGAGCGGATCACGCAGGTCGTGCTCGCGGCGTTCGAGTCGCAGATCCCCGAGTCCGTGCGCGCCGCCGCCGCAGAGGCCTATGATCCGGCCGAAGAAGGGCTCGCCGCGGCGCTGCGCGACGCCTCGCGCAGCGATCGTCCGCCCGTGAGCGCCGCGATGATCAACCGCGTGGCCCCGAGCCGCGCTTGGGGCAGCGTGCCGCCCGACACGGGCATCGAGGAGCCCGAGGAGCTGAAGAGCCCCGCGATGCGCCCGCCTCCCCTGCCCGTCACGAGCTTCCCCGAGGCCCAGGAAGAGCCCACGCCGTCGAGCGCGCAGCTCGCGATCGCGCCGCCCGCCGAGGCGCCGATCCTGCCGAAGACGGAGTCCGTGCGG
Protein-coding sequences here:
- a CDS encoding GTP-binding protein → MASVNPLSRELVFKIVYYGPGLGGKTTTLEYIHATAKPEHRGKLVSLATPVDRTLYFDFLPMRLPPIRGMNVRLQLFTVPGQVYFNATRKLVLTGSDGIVFVSDSQIARADANLESFDNLRDNLADQGRNVADMPIVFQHNKRDLPDVLPMEELDRMLNRFRAPSLPASAKTGMGVYETLERITQVVLAAFESQIPESVRAAAAEAYDPAEEGLAAALRDASRSDRPPVSAAMINRVAPSRAWGSVPPDTGIEEPEELKSPAMRPPPLPVTSFPEAQEEPTPSSAQLAIAPPAEAPILPKTESVRPAPPPSVQSPPTAGRPRAPESVRSRTRGSVFPPPKPFAPLVPQAPAPPPSAPATNQTSVNIAAKAEAAVHVEAPRGTGLSFAELWPDGDHALVHNVEASIASGRYAEAIEQCDGLVARQLASAASLFGASDAPRDPGAVPLLLGLDGRRYLSFRATVRTARGGGKMTARDALAAYAFAVDARLARSSIR
- a CDS encoding PA14 domain-containing protein, with amino-acid sequence MSHSSLRLALLASAVALGGCTVYVNNRPPTNQQQQQAQPARQPSRGIRRPTNAQRPTTTTPTGTQTGTTKPVVEPPRINGRTAFGNGSLGAFKGYAYVIPDTTTKLPDLSKMVPFATLLTDSFIVQRQEFSGGFPGVLAQEEWFAIRYEGAFDVPRDSPYTFKLVSDDGAILYIDGEKLVDNDGLHAPQEAAGTKTLKTGRHQLRLDYMQGKKGTVALTLSVGEGDAAPRPLVGVR